The DNA region TTGTCTTTCATCGCCGTCAGTACTGGGGCCATTTTGCTTTCTGAACGACGCATACTTTTCAGCATCTGAGTGTAGGAACGCTGTGTTTGGTTCAATTTGCGCTGACTCTTCTGGCGAAGACTCGCTTTACTGATTTCCCCAATTTCATCTTGCCATTCATCAAACAGGGCATCGGCCACACTTTCGACTTTATTGATGCGATCGCTGACTTTATCGGCGGCTGACTGGGCCGATTCATATTCGTCCTTGGCCTTGTCATAGGCCACTTCTAGGTCGCCGCCATTGTGATGCAGCAAGGCCTGCATCTCTTCCAGTGCCGAGCTAAACTGCTTTTGCGCGTCCTGCTGTGATTCTTGTGCGTCTTTAACGCGATCTACCATGATATCCCGTTTGTGATATCCCATTTTTTCCATGGCGCCAAAATAGGCTGACTGGCAACCACCTAACAGTAATATCAGGCTTATTAGACCGCTGCTTACAAGTGCTTTCATCGTGTATCCCTTTTATGTTTCAGGCGCGAAATTTGGCGGCATCAATGATGCTCCATATATGGGCGATAGCGCCGATTATTGGTGGTATGACCAACCACCACAGGGAATAACCGACAACTGTGATAACGAAAAATAGTATTGCTGCCAGAATACGTCCTTGAATCAGTTGTCCTAATCCGGGGAAAAAGACATTTACCAGCGCTGCGATAACATTGCCGGCAGATCCTTGTTGTGCCATCAAATATCTCCTTGGTTTCCGATATAAAAAGCCAGGCGCTTTTTATGCCGGGATTTTGTAATCTGTTTGTTATTGTACGAAGATATCGGCATAAGTCATCCAACAATCATGATTACCGTGAAATCTCAATTAAGTTTGCAACGTACCGGCGCTATTGGGCGCAGTGTTTGGTGCTATGTTCTGCACGTCAAAAGTCGGGTGTTGAATGACCAAATCAATATTCGTGCTGGTCATCTGGCCTATGTAACCTTGTTGTCGCTGGTGCCTATGGTGGCGGTGACTATGTCGATGTTGTCGGCTTTCCCTGTGTTTAAGGGGTTCGCAAAGAGATCGAAAACTTTATCTATCAGAATTTTTTGCCCGCCGCTGGTGACACTGTGCAGGTGTATATCAACCAGTTTGTGGGGAATGCGTCCAAGGGGACGGCCATTGGTATTGGCGCATTGATGGTGGTGGCAATTATGTTGATTTC from Shewanella dokdonensis includes:
- a CDS encoding DUF2959 domain-containing protein → MKALVSSGLISLILLLGGCQSAYFGAMEKMGYHKRDIMVDRVKDAQESQQDAQKQFSSALEEMQALLHHNGGDLEVAYDKAKDEYESAQSAADKVSDRINKVESVADALFDEWQDEIGEISKASLRQKSQRKLNQTQRSYTQMLKSMRRSESKMAPVLTAMKDNMLYLKHNLNAQTIASIKGEFANLQTDISSLIKEMNRSIDESNKFIANMEP